One window of Phycisphaeraceae bacterium genomic DNA carries:
- a CDS encoding type II secretion system F family protein, with amino-acid sequence MATYAYTALTASGDRVTGLLSAATEQAVLAELESRRLTPVTISPAKERTARGRRVSARKLGESYVQIGDLLHAGVPLLRSLKLIAARRSQPKVADVYRHLAETVSDGGELAEAMSRRPEVFPRIHVAMIRAGEKGGFLEGVFSRLGAFVLAQAELRGRIVGSLIYPALLVLFGVLILGVVFGVFVPMFKPVFERMSQLPLSTRLVLGTSDLIAGFGISIVGGAVATGLLGWRLSKRADVRRRGTEFLTFAPVCGQLVRALAAARFCRLLGTMLENGVPMLQAMAISKEAAGNVLMEEAIDRAIEAVRAGEQLAPPLASSGLFADDIVEMISVGESANNLEKVLLSVAETIEKRIDRLLGIVVRLIEPLMLMAIAGVVVVVAMGLLLPMTQLGGEG; translated from the coding sequence ACGATCTCACCGGCGAAAGAACGGACGGCCAGGGGTCGGCGTGTCTCGGCACGGAAGCTAGGCGAGTCCTATGTGCAGATCGGCGATCTGCTCCATGCGGGCGTGCCCCTGCTCCGGTCGCTCAAGCTGATCGCTGCCCGACGGAGCCAGCCGAAGGTCGCGGATGTGTATCGCCACCTCGCTGAGACCGTGTCGGACGGAGGAGAGCTTGCAGAGGCGATGTCGCGGCGTCCTGAGGTCTTCCCACGCATCCACGTCGCGATGATCCGCGCTGGCGAGAAGGGTGGGTTTCTTGAGGGTGTGTTCAGCCGCCTCGGTGCGTTTGTGCTGGCGCAGGCGGAGCTCAGGGGTCGGATCGTCGGGTCGCTCATCTATCCCGCGCTGCTCGTGCTTTTCGGCGTGCTGATTCTCGGCGTGGTCTTTGGTGTGTTTGTCCCGATGTTCAAGCCGGTCTTTGAGCGGATGTCTCAGTTGCCGCTCTCCACACGGCTTGTGCTCGGGACGAGCGACCTGATCGCGGGGTTTGGTATCTCTATCGTCGGGGGCGCGGTCGCGACCGGGCTACTCGGATGGAGACTCTCGAAGCGTGCGGACGTGAGACGCCGGGGCACGGAGTTCCTCACGTTCGCTCCCGTGTGCGGGCAACTGGTGAGGGCCCTCGCGGCGGCGAGATTCTGCCGCCTGCTGGGAACGATGCTTGAGAACGGCGTGCCGATGCTCCAGGCGATGGCGATCAGCAAGGAAGCAGCGGGCAACGTGCTGATGGAAGAGGCGATCGATCGTGCGATCGAGGCCGTGCGAGCGGGCGAGCAGCTGGCTCCGCCCCTCGCTTCGAGCGGCCTCTTTGCCGATGACATCGTGGAGATGATCTCAGTTGGTGAATCGGCGAACAACCTTGAGAAGGTGCTGCTCAGCGTCGCCGAGACGATCGAGAAACGGATCGACCGCCTGCTCGGGATCGTGGTGCGGCTGATCGAGCCCCTGATGCTCATGGCGATTGCGGGCGTGGTCGTCGTCGTGGCGATGGGGCTGCTGCTGCCGATGACGCAACTCGGCGGCGAAGGGTGA